The DNA window CCCCTGAGCCGCCCGTCGCGCCCGAGCCCGCCGCCAAGGTCGAGCCGGTGTCCGTCGCCCCGGCCGAGGCCGCCGTCGAGAAGCCCGCCGCCGCCGAGGCCGTCATCGAGGAGCCCGCCGCCGCCGAGGCCGTCGTCGGGGAGCCCGCCGCCGCCGAGGCGGCCGCCGGGGACCCCGCCGCCGAGGAGCCGGTCGTCGGGGTGCCCCCGGCCGGGCTGGTGGAGCCGCTCCCCGGGTACGGCGACCTGACCGTCGCGTCCCTGCGCGCCCGCATGCGCGGCAAGTCCGCCGCCCAGATCAGCGACTACCTCGCCTACGAGCGCGCCACCCAGGACCGCCCCGAGGTGGTGCGCATGTTCGAGAACCGCCTCACCAAGCTGCAGGCCGGCGAGTAGACCGCACCGAGCCCGTAGTCTTCCGCCATGACCTCGAAGACCACACCGGAGTCCCCGCTGCCGATCCGCACGGTCCTGCAGATGGTGGGCGGCTGGATCGGCAGGCTCGGCACGGTGTGGGTCGAGGGCCAGATCACCGATCTGAGCACGCGCGGCGGCACGGTGTTCCTGACCCTGCGCGACCCGGTCGCCAACGTCTCCGCCAGGGTCACCGCTCCCCGGGGCGTCTACGAGGCGGCCGTGCCCCGGCCGGCCGACGGCGCCCGGGTGGTGCTGCAGGTGAAACCGGATTTCTGGGTCAACAAGGGCACGTTCGCCTTCACGGCGCTGGAGATCCGCCCGGTCGGCGTGGGCGAGCTGCTGGTCAGGCTGGAGCGGCTCAGGCAGCTCCTGGCGGCCGAGGGGCTGTTCAACGCCGACAGGAAGCGGCGGCTGCCGTTCCTGCCGGGCACGATCGGGCTCATCTGCGGCCGCGAGTCGGCGGCCGAGCGCGACGTGCTGGAGAACGCCCGCCGGCGCTGGCCCGCCGTGCGCTTCAAGGTCGAGGAGGTGGCGGTCCAGGGCCCGTACGCGGTGGGCGAGGTCACCGAGGCGCTGCGCAAGCTGGACGCGGACGCCGAGATCGAGGTCATCGTCGTCGCCCGAGGCGGCGGCTCGCTGGAGGACCTGCTGCCGTTCTCGGACGAGACGCTGGTCCGCGCGGTGGCCGCGTGCCGCACGCCGGTCGTGAGCGCGATCGGGCACGAGCAGGACAGCCCGCTGCTCGACCTGGTGGCCGACGTACGCGCGTCCACGCCCACCGACGCCGCCAAGAAGGTCGTGCCCGACGTGGGCGAGCAGCTCGCGCTGGTCCGCCAGCTCCGCGACCGGGGCCGCCGGGTGGTGACCGGCTGGCTCGACAGGGAGATGTCCTGGCTGACGTCGGTGCGCTCGCGACCCGCGCTCGCCGATCCGGTACGCGAGCTGGAGCGCCGCGCCGAGCAGGTGGACGCGCTGCGCGAGCGGGCCAGGCGCTCGCTGTCCGGCTCCCTGGACCGCGCCGCCGACGATCTGGTGCACCTGCGGGCCCGCCTGGTCGCGCTGTCGCCGGCGGCCACCCTGGAGCGCGGCTACGCCATCGTGCAGCACCCGTCGGGCGAGGTCGTCCGCCTGGCGAGGGACGTCCCGCCGGGTTCGCCGCTGACGGTCCGCCTGTCCGACGACCGCCTGTCGGTGCGTACCGAGGAGTGACCTGTCAGGCGCGGACGGCCGCCGCGGCGAGCGCGGCGAGCCCGGCCTTGATCTGCCCGACGCTCATCCCCCGCTCCTCCCGCTGGTACGCGATCAGCCCGGCGTTGACCGGCGCGAGCAGCGCGTCGGCGAGGTAGGCGGCGTCCGCGTCCGGCCGGACCTGCCCGATGAGCGTGGCCAGGTGGATGTGGTGCACCCGGTACGGCCTGCCGCGCCAGGGCTGCCCGCCCTTCTCCAGCAGCAGGAACAGCTCCCGCTGCGCCAGGACGCGATCGACCAGCGCGCCGAGGAAGGCCACGATCCGCTCCTCGGCGGGCGCGCCGGGCCCGAGCGGCGGCGGCCCGGAGAGGAACTCCGTCTGCAGGCGCCGCTCCTGCTCGTCCAGCAGCGCGAGGATGAGCCCGCTGCGGTCGCCGAAGCGCCGGTAGACGGTGCCGACGCCGACGCCCGCCGTTCTCGCCACCTCGTCGAGGGAGAGCCCGGCGGCGCCGCGCTCGGCGATGATCCTGGCCGTCACGTCGATGATCTTCTGCCGGTTCCGCGCGGCGTCGGCCCGTTCGGGCTGGGGTTGCCCGAGGACGGGAAGGGAGGGACGGCCGCGCATGGTCGGAGCATACAAGGTTGTAACCGGAGACCCCTCCGGTTAGGCTGCCGAACCGGAGAACTCTCCGATTGAAAAGGGAGCCAAGCATGGCCAACGACTTCAACCAGCAGATCATCGACGAGTTCCGCGCCAACGAGGGGCGGGTCGGCGGCATGTTCGAGGGCTCGCCGCTGCTGCTGCTCACCACCACCGGCGCGCGGAGCGGCCGGCAGACCACCACACCGGTGATGTACCTGCCGGACGGCGACCGCTATGTGATCATCGCCTCGAACGCCGGCGCCGACCAGCACCCGGCCTGGTACCACAACCTCCGGGCCCACCCGGTCGCCACCGTCGAGGTCGGCACGGACACGTTCCAGGCCAAGGCCGTGCCCGTCGAGGGCGAGGAGCGCGACCAGCTCTACGCCCGCATGGTCGCCGTCGCCCCCGGCTTCGCCGAGTACGAGCGCAAGACCAGCCGCCGCATCCCGGTGCTGGCGCTGAACCCCGAGAGCGCCTAGAAGGGCGTGTCGTCACCGTGGCCGGGCTCGGCCCGGCGGGCCATGGCGGCGGCGAGCTTGACCCGGGCCCCCTGGAGCCACTCCTCGCAGACGGCCGCCAGCCGCTCGCCGCGCTCCCAGAGCTCGATCGACTGCTCCAGGGTGAGCCCGCCGGTCTCCAGGCGCCGTACGACCTCGGTCAGCTCCTCGCGGGCCTGCTCGTAGGAGGGCGTCTTCTCGTCTGCTGCTGCCACGGGAACCACCCTAGACGCCCGGACGCGCCCCGGCGGACGGCTACGACGTCTTGGGGCGCTGCTGGAGCAGGCCCGCCAGCTCGGCCAGCTCCGGCCAGTCGGCCGTGCCGGTGACCACGAGCGTCACGTCGGGCAGGACGCGCACCAGCGTGCGCTGGTTCTTGTCCTCGCGGAAGCGCCGCTCCCAGGTCTCGCCGCCGATCTCCTGCGTGCCGACGGCCTTGTCGGAGTTGGCCATGCGGTTGGCGAACTCGGCCGCGGGCCGCTCGTCGCTCTGCGCGAACATCGCGTGCTCGCGCTTGGCGGTGGCGAAGCCGAGGTAGAGGACCTGGGCGCCGTTCTTGCCCTGGGCGATGCGGTTGCTGTTGGGCACCCAGCCCGCGGGGTCCTGACGCGGCGACCATACCTGGTAGGGCACGTCGTGGGAGAAGTTGGCGACGGTGATGGAGTAGTCGCGCCGCGGGATGTGCTCCTCCCGGCCCTGCGGCGCGATCAGCACGAAGGCCACCGCCCCCGCCAGGCAGATGAAGAGCGCTACCGCGTAACCGTAGAAGCCGTCCGTGAACCGTCGCACATCGCCCGAGGTTACCCGCTGGAGGAGGCGGTCGCCCCAGTGGTGGTCCCCGAGACGACCGGGCGGATCTGCCCGATGATGGCGAGAACCTCCTCGGCCAGCGCCCGGTCGCCGGTGCGTACGACCTCCGAGACCGCCGCCGCCAAGGCGCCCGTGATCACCACCACCAGCGCCGACTCGTCCTCGAACAGCGCCGCGTTGAGCTGCGCCCACTTGCGCAGCCGGTCGCGCATGACCACCTCGAAGCCGGGCGGGCCGTCGCCGCGCAGGAACAGCGCGGCCAGCTCGCGCTCCTCCAGGCAGCCGTCGAGGTAGGCGCGGGCGGCGCTCACGAACACCCGCATGCGGTCGCTCTCGCCGGCCGCGCGGGCCTCCCTGGCCGCCTGCTTGGTGCGCTGCGACTGGCGGGCCTGCCACTCCTCGAAGAGCGTGAGATAGAGGTCGGCCTTGCCGGAGAAATGGTGGTAGAGGCTGCCGACGCTGGCCTCCGCCCGGGACACCACATCGGTCACGCCGGCCTCGGCGAAGCCCTTGGAGACGAAGATCTCCCTCGCCGCGGTGAGCAGCGCGCTGCGCGTCGCCGCGCCCCGTTCCGACGTGCGCGGCTGGGTCACGACGGGTTCCACTTCGCTCATACGCTCTCCTCCACGCACGACGCCCTGCTCCATGGTGAAGGCGAGATGTCTGCCGCGCACGTGAATGGCGCAAAATCCGTTCTCCGCCCCGCAGGCGCAGCTCGAAGCTTACCGACCGGGTACGGCCGGGCCGAGATCCGAAGGCAGCACATCATCCGCCTCAAGCCGGGAAAAGTACGGCATCTACCATCGAGTAAGTCGTCTTCGAGGAGGCCAATGATGTCCGAGTCGGTCCCCGCGCCGCTCGCCACGAGCGAGCACGCCCCTGATCGCAACCTGGCGCTGGAGCTTGTCCGCGTCACCGAGGCCGCCGCCATGGCCGCCGCCCGCTGGGTCGGCAGAGGTGACAAGAACGGCGCCGACGGCGCGGCCGTGAACGCCATGCGCCAGCTCATCAACACCGTCTCCATGAACGGCGTGGTGGTCATCGGCGAGGGCGAGAAGGACCACGCCCCCATGCTGTTCAACGGCGAGCACGTCGGCGACGGCAGCGGCCCCGACTGCGACGTGGCCGTGGACCCGATCGACGGCACCCGGCTGACGGCGCTCGGCATGCCCGACGCGGTGTCGGTGATCGCGGTGAGCGAGCGCGGCTCGATGTACGACCCGTCGGCCGTTTTCTACATGGAGAAGCTGGTCACCGGCCCAGAGGCGGCCGACGTCGTGGACATCGACGCCCCCGTGTCGGCCAACATCCAGGCCGTGGCGCGGGCCAAGCACTGCTCGCCCTCCGACGTGACGGTGGTCGTGCTCGACCGGCCCCGGCACGAACGGCTGGTCAAGGAGATCAGGGAGACCGGGGCGCGGATCAAGTTCATCACCGACGGCGACGTGGCGGGCGCCATCATGGCGGCGCGCACCGGCACCGGCATCGACCTCATGCTCGGCATCGGCGGCACGCCCGAGGGCATCGTGGCGGCGTGCGCGCTCAAGTGCCTGGGGGGCGTGATCCAGGGCAAGCTGTGGCCGCGGGACGACGCCGAACGGCAGCGGGCCATCGACGCCGGGCACGACCTCGGGCAGGTGCTCACCACCAACGACCTGGTCCGCTCCGACGACGTGTTCTTCGCCGCGACCGGCATCACGCAGGGCGAGCTCATGCAGGGCGTACGGTTCCGGGCCGGCTCGGCGATGACGCAGTCGCTGGTGATGCGCGGGCGGTCGGGGACCATCAGGAAGATCGAGAGCGAGCACCAGCTCTGGAAGTTGCGGGCTTACAGCGCCATCAACTTCGACACGGCCGGCTGAGACCTGGCGGTGGTTGAGGCCCGTGGGTGGGGTCAGCGGCGGCGTTTGCGGCGGGGGGGTTCCTTGACCTTGACCTCGCCGGCGAAGTTCGTCGTGCGGACCTCCACCACGGGCGCGCCGGGCTCGGTGGGCTGCTTGGTGAGGCGGACGGTCTTGCCCTTGGCGACCCTGATGACCTCGAGGTCCTCGGGCACCTGGATCTCCAGCCCGCCGAAGACCAGCGTGGCGTTGATGACCACCCGCCGGTTCTGCAGGATGGCGTCGCGCAGGTCCAGCTTGGTGGTGCCGAACATGGCCGTCACCGCGAGCTCGGCGGGCACGACCCAGCGCCCGCCCCGCCGTTCCTGCTTGAAGATGGCCGAGACCGGCCGGCCGTCGAGGTTGAGCGGCTGCTGGTCGGCGGGGAGCAGGTCGGCGGTGAGCCCGGCGAGGTCGCCGAGGGTGCGCGCCGAGTAGAGCACGCCGAGGCGTTCCTCCAGCTCCTCCAGCGTGATCCGGCCGTCGGCGTGGGCGTCCTGGAGCACCTGCGCGATGCGTTCGCGGTCGGCGTCGGAGGCCCGCAGCTCGGACGGAGCCGGCAGGTCGGCCGCGGCGGGCGGACGCCGCGCGGACACGAACTCCTCGGCCAGCCGTTCACCGACTTCCTGCAGCTTCGGCAACCAGGACCCTGCGCGTTCGTTCACATCTCCGACGATATCCCCCGACGGGCGGTTTCGCTCGGCGCGCTACGCCGGAATCATCGCGCGATTCGCTCCGTTGATCCCGTCAAAAGGCCGGGCAAAGGCCGCGCAGACGGAGGTGGGCGTGCATCAACCGGCACGATGGGGACTGGGCGCGGCCGGGGCGGGCGTCCTCCTGGTCCTCGGCCTGGACCTGACCAGCGTGGACGAGATCAACCCGTTCAGGCGGACCATCAGCGAGCACGGTCTCGGTCCCGGCGGCTGGGTCTTCGGCCTCGGCGTGGGCCTGCTGGCGGCCGGGTCGGCGGCCATCGCGGTGTCGCTGGCCCGCAGGCGGCTCGCCGGGATCGTCGGCACGGTCGCGCTGCTGGGCTGGAGCGTGGGCCTGTTCCTGACGGCCTGGTTCGAGAAGCACGACTGGTCGGTGGGGCCCAGCATGAGCGGCAGCATTCACCGGGTGGGCAGCTTCGTGGCGTTCCTGTGCCTGCCGCTGGCGGTCCTGGTGATCGCCAGGCCGCGTTCGCGGGCGTGGCGGCGGGAGCGGTCGCGGGCCACGCTGGTCGCCTTCTGTCTCGGCGTCTGCTCGGTGCTGTGGGTGGCGGGCATCGCGACGATGATCCTCATAGGGGCGCGGGCGGGGCTGCCCTGGTATCGGGTGATGCCGCTCGGGCTGGTGGAGAGGGGGCTGGCGGTCACCGAGGTGGCCGCGCTGCTCGCGCTCGGCGTGTGGGCGGCGGCAAGGCGGCTCGACGCCGCCCCTGCCGGGACGGCGCCGGAGCCCGGCGGGGCGATGAGGTCGTCCGCGTAGCCCGTCGCGATGCCCCTGCTCCGCTGCTGGCGCGACGGCCTGGCGTGCGGCTAACCTGACTCCGCCTCACGTTTGATCTCCCCCCAATCAGGAGGCCGCCGTGCCGTCCCCGCGCGACCGCCAGGCCCGTGTGGCCACGTCCGCCGTCTTCGCCCTCCAAGGGCTGTC is part of the Nonomuraea coxensis DSM 45129 genome and encodes:
- a CDS encoding TetR/AcrR family transcriptional regulator; this encodes MSEVEPVVTQPRTSERGAATRSALLTAAREIFVSKGFAEAGVTDVVSRAEASVGSLYHHFSGKADLYLTLFEEWQARQSQRTKQAAREARAAGESDRMRVFVSAARAYLDGCLEERELAALFLRGDGPPGFEVVMRDRLRKWAQLNAALFEDESALVVVITGALAAAVSEVVRTGDRALAEEVLAIIGQIRPVVSGTTTGATASSSG
- a CDS encoding nitroreductase family deazaflavin-dependent oxidoreductase yields the protein MANDFNQQIIDEFRANEGRVGGMFEGSPLLLLTTTGARSGRQTTTPVMYLPDGDRYVIIASNAGADQHPAWYHNLRAHPVATVEVGTDTFQAKAVPVEGEERDQLYARMVAVAPGFAEYERKTSRRIPVLALNPESA
- a CDS encoding TetR/AcrR family transcriptional regulator, which codes for MRGRPSLPVLGQPQPERADAARNRQKIIDVTARIIAERGAAGLSLDEVARTAGVGVGTVYRRFGDRSGLILALLDEQERRLQTEFLSGPPPLGPGAPAEERIVAFLGALVDRVLAQRELFLLLEKGGQPWRGRPYRVHHIHLATLIGQVRPDADAAYLADALLAPVNAGLIAYQREERGMSVGQIKAGLAALAAAAVRA
- the glpX gene encoding class II fructose-bisphosphatase; translated protein: MSESVPAPLATSEHAPDRNLALELVRVTEAAAMAAARWVGRGDKNGADGAAVNAMRQLINTVSMNGVVVIGEGEKDHAPMLFNGEHVGDGSGPDCDVAVDPIDGTRLTALGMPDAVSVIAVSERGSMYDPSAVFYMEKLVTGPEAADVVDIDAPVSANIQAVARAKHCSPSDVTVVVLDRPRHERLVKEIRETGARIKFITDGDVAGAIMAARTGTGIDLMLGIGGTPEGIVAACALKCLGGVIQGKLWPRDDAERQRAIDAGHDLGQVLTTNDLVRSDDVFFAATGITQGELMQGVRFRAGSAMTQSLVMRGRSGTIRKIESEHQLWKLRAYSAINFDTAG
- a CDS encoding DUF998 domain-containing protein — its product is MHQPARWGLGAAGAGVLLVLGLDLTSVDEINPFRRTISEHGLGPGGWVFGLGVGLLAAGSAAIAVSLARRRLAGIVGTVALLGWSVGLFLTAWFEKHDWSVGPSMSGSIHRVGSFVAFLCLPLAVLVIARPRSRAWRRERSRATLVAFCLGVCSVLWVAGIATMILIGARAGLPWYRVMPLGLVERGLAVTEVAALLALGVWAAARRLDAAPAGTAPEPGGAMRSSA
- a CDS encoding exodeoxyribonuclease VII small subunit — protein: MAAADEKTPSYEQAREELTEVVRRLETGGLTLEQSIELWERGERLAAVCEEWLQGARVKLAAAMARRAEPGHGDDTPF
- a CDS encoding DUF4245 domain-containing protein translates to MRRFTDGFYGYAVALFICLAGAVAFVLIAPQGREEHIPRRDYSITVANFSHDVPYQVWSPRQDPAGWVPNSNRIAQGKNGAQVLYLGFATAKREHAMFAQSDERPAAEFANRMANSDKAVGTQEIGGETWERRFREDKNQRTLVRVLPDVTLVVTGTADWPELAELAGLLQQRPKTS
- the xseA gene encoding exodeoxyribonuclease VII large subunit; protein product: MTSKTTPESPLPIRTVLQMVGGWIGRLGTVWVEGQITDLSTRGGTVFLTLRDPVANVSARVTAPRGVYEAAVPRPADGARVVLQVKPDFWVNKGTFAFTALEIRPVGVGELLVRLERLRQLLAAEGLFNADRKRRLPFLPGTIGLICGRESAAERDVLENARRRWPAVRFKVEEVAVQGPYAVGEVTEALRKLDADAEIEVIVVARGGGSLEDLLPFSDETLVRAVAACRTPVVSAIGHEQDSPLLDLVADVRASTPTDAAKKVVPDVGEQLALVRQLRDRGRRVVTGWLDREMSWLTSVRSRPALADPVRELERRAEQVDALRERARRSLSGSLDRAADDLVHLRARLVALSPAATLERGYAIVQHPSGEVVRLARDVPPGSPLTVRLSDDRLSVRTEE
- a CDS encoding DUF1707 SHOCT-like domain-containing protein, with the translated sequence MNERAGSWLPKLQEVGERLAEEFVSARRPPAAADLPAPSELRASDADRERIAQVLQDAHADGRITLEELEERLGVLYSARTLGDLAGLTADLLPADQQPLNLDGRPVSAIFKQERRGGRWVVPAELAVTAMFGTTKLDLRDAILQNRRVVINATLVFGGLEIQVPEDLEVIRVAKGKTVRLTKQPTEPGAPVVEVRTTNFAGEVKVKEPPRRKRRR